One Obesumbacterium proteus DNA window includes the following coding sequences:
- a CDS encoding heavy metal-binding domain-containing protein, with translation MRNSTTPSLEGLTIVDYCGVVTGEAILGANIFKDFFAGIRDIVGGRSGAYEKELRKAREIAFAEMNDQAKSLGANAVVGIDIDYETVGKDGSMLMVSVSGTAVKVK, from the coding sequence ATGCGCAATAGCACAACTCCATCCCTTGAAGGCCTTACTATCGTTGACTACTGCGGCGTTGTCACCGGAGAGGCTATCCTCGGCGCCAATATTTTCAAAGATTTCTTCGCTGGCATTCGCGATATTGTCGGTGGCCGTTCTGGCGCTTATGAAAAAGAGCTGCGCAAAGCACGAGAAATAGCCTTTGCTGAAATGAATGACCAAGCCAAATCACTCGGCGCCAATGCGGTCGTTGGTATTGATATTGATTACGAAACCGTTGGAAAAGACGGCAGCATGTTAATGGTTAGCGTGAGTGGTACCGCGGTGAAGGTGAAATAA
- the ltaE gene encoding low-specificity L-threonine aldolase yields MRLAMSRAEVGDDVYGDDPSVNLLEQEAAELSGKEAALFLPTGTQANLVALLTHCQRGEEYIVGQKAHNYLFEAGGAAVLGSIQPQPIDAAADGTLPLDVVASVIKPDDVHFARTKLLCIENTHNGKVLPLDYLQQAWVFTREKGLALHVDGARIMNAAVALNVPLSTLTQYCDTLTICLSKGLGAPIGSLLCGSAEYIKQARRWRKMVGGGMRQAGILAEAARYALLNNVERLREDHDNAQWLANALSAIGVEVMAPGAQTNMLFLKVPAHEAAQLGGWMKERGVLMSAGPVTRIVTHLDVSRSDLEKLVSLWKEFKQSINTQSSTTASKAIYG; encoded by the coding sequence ATGCGTTTAGCCATGTCTCGCGCCGAAGTCGGCGATGATGTTTATGGTGACGATCCCAGCGTTAACCTGCTTGAACAAGAAGCCGCCGAGCTTAGCGGTAAAGAAGCCGCACTGTTTTTGCCAACGGGTACACAAGCAAATTTGGTGGCGCTGCTGACACATTGCCAACGTGGCGAAGAGTATATCGTTGGGCAAAAGGCGCATAACTATCTGTTTGAGGCCGGTGGCGCTGCGGTTCTCGGCAGTATCCAGCCACAGCCTATCGACGCCGCAGCCGATGGCACGTTGCCGCTCGACGTCGTCGCCAGCGTTATCAAACCCGATGATGTTCATTTTGCGCGCACCAAGCTGCTGTGCATCGAAAACACCCATAACGGCAAAGTTTTACCGCTCGACTACCTGCAACAGGCGTGGGTATTCACGCGTGAGAAAGGCCTTGCGCTGCACGTTGACGGCGCTCGTATTATGAATGCCGCAGTGGCGCTTAACGTACCGCTATCGACGCTGACACAGTACTGCGACACGCTAACTATTTGCCTCTCCAAAGGACTGGGCGCGCCGATTGGTTCGCTGTTGTGCGGCAGCGCTGAATACATCAAGCAAGCGCGCCGCTGGCGCAAAATGGTCGGCGGCGGCATGCGTCAGGCCGGTATATTGGCCGAAGCGGCACGCTATGCGTTGCTCAACAACGTTGAACGTCTGCGCGAAGACCATGATAACGCGCAGTGGTTGGCCAATGCGCTCAGTGCGATTGGTGTCGAAGTCATGGCGCCAGGAGCACAAACTAACATGCTGTTCCTCAAAGTCCCTGCGCATGAAGCCGCTCAATTAGGCGGATGGATGAAAGAGCGCGGCGTGCTGATGAGCGCAGGTCCGGTTACGCGTATTGTGACCCATCTTGACGTGTCACGTTCAGATCTAGAAAAACTGGTTTCCTTATGGAAAGAGTTTAAACAATCTATTAATACTCAGAGCAGCACCACAGCCAGCAAGGCTATTTACGGCTAA
- a CDS encoding M24 family metallopeptidase: MEPLKEKNVVLKSVPQPQVFPDAQQVELLDETLQLRRDRVLARMKASGHDYLVIYADKEHGANFEYLTGFIPRFEEALLVLAASGKAFLLLGNENMKMSQHARIANQAICVPHFSLPNQPMDNPMTLAQALKDTGIHHASSVGIVGWKMFTSPTENNEQIFDLPYFMMNAIQRVVSPQAKICNATHLFIGGDSGARVINSANEIAHYEYGANLASTCMLQAMNAVELNKTEKEIGHYLTAGGQPNNVVTIAAFGQRFKNARLYPGENRITLSDHASLTTSYKGGLSSRGGYVAHDQHDLPPDQQNYLSAVAKPYYRAVVAWLEYIAIGVTGNDIYQCIETVLPKAQYGWHLNPGHLVADEEWMSSPIYSGSQAKIHSGMLLQIDIIPSVAGYAGASAEECVAIADAELREQIACEYPQVWQRTQQRRAYIIEHLNIALGEDILPLSNLVGYLRPYLLNKEMSLCCE; encoded by the coding sequence ATGGAACCACTGAAAGAGAAGAATGTTGTTTTAAAATCTGTACCTCAGCCACAGGTATTTCCAGATGCTCAGCAGGTCGAGCTTCTGGATGAAACCCTTCAGCTTCGTCGAGATCGCGTGTTGGCGCGCATGAAAGCGTCTGGACATGATTATCTGGTGATTTATGCCGATAAAGAACACGGGGCTAATTTCGAATATCTGACGGGGTTTATTCCTCGATTTGAAGAAGCGTTATTAGTGCTCGCTGCGTCAGGAAAGGCATTTTTATTGTTGGGCAATGAAAACATGAAAATGTCCCAGCATGCGCGAATTGCCAATCAGGCCATCTGCGTACCTCATTTCTCGCTGCCTAATCAGCCGATGGATAACCCGATGACGTTGGCTCAGGCGCTGAAAGATACTGGAATTCATCACGCGTCCTCGGTGGGCATTGTGGGTTGGAAAATGTTCACCAGCCCAACAGAAAATAACGAACAGATTTTTGATCTGCCTTATTTCATGATGAATGCTATTCAGCGCGTCGTTTCTCCTCAAGCTAAGATTTGCAACGCGACGCATTTATTTATTGGCGGAGACAGCGGGGCGCGAGTCATCAATTCGGCCAACGAAATTGCCCATTACGAATATGGCGCAAATTTAGCCTCAACCTGTATGTTGCAGGCGATGAACGCGGTAGAACTGAATAAAACAGAAAAAGAGATTGGGCATTATCTCACGGCGGGCGGGCAGCCAAATAACGTGGTGACGATTGCCGCATTCGGTCAGCGGTTTAAAAATGCGCGTTTATATCCGGGTGAGAATCGTATTACGTTGTCAGATCATGCCTCGTTGACAACCAGCTACAAAGGCGGTTTATCCAGCCGTGGCGGTTACGTTGCTCATGATCAACATGATTTGCCGCCTGACCAACAGAATTACCTCAGCGCCGTGGCAAAACCTTATTACCGCGCCGTTGTTGCATGGCTTGAATATATCGCGATTGGCGTAACAGGGAATGATATTTATCAGTGCATTGAGACTGTGCTGCCTAAAGCGCAATACGGCTGGCACCTGAATCCAGGCCATCTGGTTGCCGATGAAGAGTGGATGAGTTCGCCGATCTATTCGGGTTCACAGGCTAAAATACACAGCGGTATGCTGCTGCAAATTGATATTATTCCCTCGGTTGCGGGCTACGCCGGTGCCAGCGCCGAAGAGTGTGTGGCTATTGCTGATGCCGAACTGCGCGAGCAGATTGCATGTGAATACCCTCAGGTTTGGCAGCGTACTCAACAACGCAGAGCCTATATTATTGAGCATCTCAACATTGCATTAGGTGAAGATATTCTACCGTTGTCCAATTTGGTGGGCTATTTACGGCCTTATTTGCTGAATAAAGAAATGAGCCTTTGCTGCGAGTGA
- a CDS encoding NAD-dependent epimerase/dehydratase family protein, giving the protein MKVLVTGATSGLGRNAVEYLRQKGISVRATGQNQAMGDLLKKMGAEFIHADLTNLVSSQAKAMLNDVDTLWHCDGFTSPWGSEELFEKANVRSTRRLGEWAAAYGVRNFIHISSPAVYFDYRHHRDIKEDFVPNRYANYYARSKAAGEDVIQNLALSNPQTHFTILRPQGLFGPHDKVLLPRLLNAMRKHGTLLLPRGGDALVDMTYEENAVHAMWLATQIESTPSGRTFNISNHQPRHLHTLLQHLIDELGVKCKIRSIPYPMLDMMARGMEKIGANSPKEPALTHYGVAKLNFDMTLDTTRAQLELGYHPIISIDEGIIRTAHWLKDHGRLQNRDRH; this is encoded by the coding sequence ATGAAAGTGTTGGTGACCGGTGCAACTAGCGGTCTCGGACGTAATGCGGTTGAATATTTACGTCAGAAAGGGATTAGCGTTCGCGCTACTGGACAAAATCAGGCCATGGGCGACCTATTGAAAAAAATGGGCGCGGAATTTATTCATGCCGATCTCACCAATCTTGTGTCATCACAGGCCAAGGCCATGTTGAACGATGTGGATACGCTGTGGCATTGCGATGGTTTTACCTCTCCGTGGGGCTCCGAAGAACTCTTTGAGAAAGCCAACGTGCGCTCAACCCGCCGCCTTGGCGAATGGGCCGCCGCCTACGGCGTTCGCAACTTTATTCATATTTCCTCGCCCGCAGTCTATTTTGATTATCGCCACCATCGTGACATCAAAGAAGATTTTGTGCCGAACCGCTATGCCAATTACTACGCCCGCAGCAAAGCGGCCGGTGAAGACGTTATCCAAAACTTGGCATTATCTAATCCGCAAACGCATTTCACCATTCTGCGTCCACAAGGACTGTTTGGCCCGCACGACAAAGTGTTGCTACCGCGCTTGCTTAACGCAATGCGCAAGCACGGCACCCTGCTGCTGCCACGCGGCGGCGATGCGTTAGTGGATATGACCTATGAAGAAAATGCGGTGCATGCCATGTGGTTGGCAACGCAGATCGAAAGCACACCTTCGGGCAGAACGTTTAATATCTCAAACCATCAGCCACGTCATCTGCACACCTTGTTGCAGCATCTAATCGACGAGCTGGGCGTGAAATGCAAAATTCGCTCAATCCCTTATCCTATGCTGGATATGATGGCACGCGGAATGGAAAAAATTGGTGCCAACAGCCCCAAAGAGCCTGCGCTAACGCACTATGGCGTAGCAAAACTCAACTTCGATATGACGCTCGACACCACGCGTGCGCAGCTTGAATTAGGCTATCATCCGATTATTTCCATTGATGAAGGCATTATTCGCACTGCGCATTGGCTGAAAGATCACGGCCGTCTGCAAAACCGCGATCGTCATTGA
- a CDS encoding DUF2867 domain-containing protein: MTPQRILVLGASGYIGQHLIPKLVEEGHSVRAAARRIDWLREQAWPRVECQYVDLHKPETLPAAVTDIDVVYYLVHGMGDSHDFVTGEINAAKNTCEALRDSGVKQIIFLGALQPNGDSSRHLVARKETGDALRASGIPVTELRASIIIGPGSAAFEVMRDMVYNLPILTPPRWVRSKTSPIALENLLTYLTELLNHPAIGNRVFDVAGPEYISYQTMFERFIALSGKKRWMIPLPIPTRWVSVYFLSMITSVPTTISRALIEGLKHDLPAHSTAIERLIPQTLIKFDRAVQDTLDKEAEVVNSADWGYDPEARERWRPGYGFYPKHAGYEQETSASPEALWHVVQQIGGKEGYFYANILWAIRARMDDMIGNKVVYGRPDSDSLALGDLVDGWKVITVKPLRQLAMMFGMKAPGLGRLTFTIEDKGDKRVLDVRAWWHPAGFSGLLYWFAMMPAHLFIFRGMSKKITKLAEAYDRENKQR; encoded by the coding sequence ATGACCCCACAAAGGATTTTAGTGCTGGGTGCCAGCGGCTATATCGGGCAACACCTGATCCCCAAATTAGTTGAAGAAGGCCACTCAGTCAGAGCCGCCGCACGCCGAATTGACTGGCTACGTGAGCAGGCTTGGCCACGCGTCGAATGCCAGTACGTCGATCTTCATAAACCAGAAACTCTGCCCGCAGCCGTGACTGATATTGATGTCGTTTATTATCTGGTTCACGGCATGGGTGATAGCCATGATTTCGTGACCGGTGAAATTAATGCGGCCAAAAATACCTGCGAAGCACTGCGCGATTCAGGCGTTAAACAAATCATTTTTCTCGGTGCCCTTCAGCCCAACGGCGATTCATCACGCCATTTAGTGGCACGTAAAGAAACCGGTGACGCACTTCGCGCCAGCGGAATTCCGGTGACCGAACTGCGGGCAAGCATCATCATCGGCCCGGGCTCCGCCGCTTTTGAAGTGATGCGCGATATGGTTTATAACCTGCCGATTCTTACGCCACCTCGCTGGGTACGTTCAAAAACATCGCCGATAGCCCTTGAGAATCTACTGACCTATCTCACCGAGTTACTCAATCATCCCGCCATCGGCAACCGCGTGTTTGACGTCGCAGGCCCTGAATACATCAGCTATCAAACGATGTTTGAACGGTTCATTGCCTTGAGCGGCAAAAAGCGTTGGATGATCCCGCTGCCAATCCCAACCCGTTGGGTTTCTGTCTATTTCCTCAGTATGATCACGTCGGTTCCCACCACGATTTCCCGTGCGTTAATCGAAGGCTTGAAACACGATCTTCCCGCGCACAGCACCGCCATTGAGCGACTCATTCCCCAAACGCTGATCAAATTCGATCGGGCGGTACAAGACACGTTGGATAAAGAGGCCGAAGTCGTGAACTCCGCTGACTGGGGTTACGATCCTGAAGCCCGCGAGCGCTGGCGGCCGGGCTACGGTTTCTATCCAAAGCACGCCGGATATGAGCAAGAAACCAGTGCCTCACCTGAGGCTTTATGGCACGTGGTTCAGCAGATCGGCGGCAAAGAGGGCTATTTTTATGCCAATATTCTCTGGGCGATCCGCGCCAGAATGGACGATATGATCGGCAATAAAGTGGTCTATGGCCGACCTGATAGCGATTCTCTCGCGCTGGGCGATTTGGTCGACGGCTGGAAGGTGATTACGGTAAAACCCCTGCGCCAGTTAGCCATGATGTTTGGCATGAAAGCCCCCGGCCTTGGGCGACTCACCTTCACCATTGAAGACAAAGGTGACAAGCGCGTTCTTGATGTGCGTGCGTGGTGGCATCCCGCAGGATTCAGCGGCCTGTTGTATTGGTTTGCCATGATGCCCGCTCATCTATTTATTTTCCGAGGCATGAGCAAAAAAATAACCAAGCTTGCCGAAGCCTACGATCGTGAAAATAAGCAGCGATAG
- the poxB gene encoding ubiquinone-dependent pyruvate dehydrogenase encodes MKQTVAALVAKTLDQAGVKRIWGVTGDSLNGLSDSLLRMGTIRWIGTRHEEVAAFAAGAEAQLTGQLAVCAGSCGPGNLHLINGLFDCHRNHVPVLAIAAHIPSSEIGSGYFQETHPQELFRECSHYCELISNPEQLPQALEVAMRQAILKKGVSVIVLPGDVALRPAPEDANPVWHTPLLPRVLPPESELEAFKNILESGKKITLLCGSGCEGAHDELIQFAEKIKAPIVHALRGKEHVEWDNPYDVGMTGLIGFSSGYHAMMNADTLILLGTQFPYRAFYPTNATIVQVDTNAASIGSHCAVNLPLLGDVKSTLQALLPKLETRSDRQFLDQALEHYHKARKDLDALATSNDDQPIHPQYLAQQISELASEDAIFTCDVGTPTVWAARYLKMNGKRRLLGSFNHGSMANAMPQALGAQGSHPDRQVIALCGDGGFTMLMGDFLTLAQQKLPVKIVIFNNSVLGFVAMEMKAGGYLTDGTDLHNPDFAAIANAAGIKGIRVEKASELNSALAEAFAHDGPVVVDVVTAKQELAMPPQIKFEQAKGFSLYMLRAIINGRGDEVVELAKTNWLR; translated from the coding sequence GGCGACTCCTTAAACGGCCTCAGTGATAGCCTATTAAGAATGGGAACCATACGTTGGATTGGCACGCGCCATGAAGAGGTTGCGGCTTTCGCCGCAGGTGCCGAAGCACAGCTCACCGGACAGCTCGCCGTCTGCGCGGGTTCCTGTGGGCCGGGCAACCTTCATCTGATCAATGGCCTATTTGATTGTCACCGCAACCACGTTCCGGTACTCGCCATCGCGGCGCACATCCCTTCCAGTGAAATCGGCAGCGGCTATTTTCAAGAAACCCATCCACAAGAACTGTTTCGTGAATGCAGCCATTACTGTGAACTCATTTCCAACCCAGAACAGCTTCCTCAGGCGCTTGAAGTGGCGATGCGTCAGGCCATTCTTAAGAAAGGCGTTTCGGTCATTGTGCTACCGGGTGATGTGGCGCTGCGCCCTGCACCGGAAGATGCCAACCCCGTTTGGCACACGCCTTTGCTGCCTCGCGTTTTGCCACCGGAAAGTGAGCTGGAAGCCTTTAAAAACATTCTGGAAAGCGGCAAAAAAATCACTCTACTGTGCGGCAGCGGCTGTGAAGGCGCCCACGACGAGCTGATCCAGTTTGCTGAAAAGATAAAAGCGCCGATTGTTCACGCGCTGCGCGGTAAAGAGCACGTGGAATGGGATAATCCGTATGACGTTGGGATGACTGGGCTTATCGGCTTTTCCTCCGGCTACCATGCCATGATGAACGCCGATACATTGATTTTGCTCGGCACCCAGTTCCCGTATCGTGCATTTTACCCGACTAACGCCACCATCGTGCAGGTGGACACTAATGCAGCCAGTATCGGTTCGCACTGCGCGGTCAATTTACCGTTGCTCGGCGATGTGAAATCAACGCTCCAAGCGCTGCTGCCTAAGCTTGAAACCCGCAGCGATCGCCAGTTCTTGGACCAAGCGTTAGAGCACTACCACAAGGCGCGTAAAGATCTGGATGCACTGGCGACGTCCAACGACGACCAGCCAATTCATCCACAATATTTGGCGCAGCAAATCAGCGAACTGGCCAGCGAAGATGCCATCTTTACCTGCGACGTCGGCACGCCAACCGTATGGGCTGCGCGCTATCTCAAAATGAACGGCAAACGCCGGTTGCTGGGCTCGTTTAACCACGGCTCCATGGCTAATGCGATGCCACAGGCCCTAGGCGCACAGGGAAGCCACCCCGATCGTCAGGTTATCGCCCTATGCGGTGACGGTGGGTTTACCATGCTAATGGGCGATTTCCTCACGCTGGCTCAGCAAAAATTGCCGGTCAAAATCGTTATTTTCAACAATAGCGTGTTGGGATTTGTGGCGATGGAAATGAAGGCCGGTGGCTATCTCACCGATGGTACCGACCTGCATAATCCCGACTTTGCCGCCATTGCGAACGCCGCGGGAATTAAGGGCATTCGGGTAGAAAAAGCCTCTGAGCTAAACAGCGCGCTGGCTGAAGCTTTCGCCCACGACGGCCCGGTCGTCGTCGACGTGGTTACTGCCAAGCAAGAGTTGGCGATGCCGCCGCAGATTAAATTTGAACAGGCAAAAGGCTTCAGCCTTTATATGCTACGCGCCATTATCAACGGTCGTGGGGACGAAGTGGTGGAGTTAGCCAAAACCAACTGGCTACGCTAA
- a CDS encoding N-acetylmuramoyl-L-alanine amidase gives MPKRIGFAAMAILLAIGLVGCQNAPSQHQLVNRGTYLVEDRHQAQGVDQRIRFLVLHYTAEDFHSSLKTLTDEHVSAHYLVPAHPPAENGKYVVWQLVPESQRAWHAGASSWRGRTSLNDTSIGIEIVNKGYQQGMLGKIWVPYTPQQIELVTALSKDIVQRYAIAPQNVVGHMDIAPQRKLDPGPLFPWRQLAEQGIGAWPDQNRVDYYLAGRAKTAPVDVLTLQKKLAAYGYDIAPSGNNDSASRNAIAAFQMHFRPANYQGEPDAETEAMVDALIEKYGSVDQ, from the coding sequence ATGCCAAAACGGATTGGGTTCGCAGCGATGGCAATATTGTTGGCAATCGGCTTAGTTGGGTGCCAAAACGCGCCGTCGCAGCATCAGCTGGTCAATCGAGGCACCTATCTGGTTGAAGATCGTCATCAGGCTCAGGGCGTCGATCAGCGCATCCGGTTTTTAGTGCTGCACTACACGGCGGAAGACTTTCATTCATCGCTTAAAACCCTGACCGATGAACACGTGAGCGCGCATTATCTGGTGCCGGCGCATCCGCCTGCGGAGAACGGTAAATACGTGGTGTGGCAGCTAGTACCTGAATCGCAGCGGGCATGGCATGCGGGAGCCAGTTCTTGGCGTGGACGGACGAGCCTGAACGACACATCGATTGGTATCGAAATCGTGAACAAAGGCTACCAGCAAGGCATGTTAGGCAAGATTTGGGTGCCTTATACGCCGCAGCAAATTGAGTTGGTGACCGCCCTAAGTAAAGACATAGTGCAACGTTACGCAATTGCGCCACAAAACGTGGTGGGGCATATGGATATCGCGCCACAGCGCAAGCTCGATCCGGGACCGCTGTTTCCGTGGCGGCAATTGGCTGAACAGGGTATTGGCGCATGGCCGGATCAAAACAGGGTAGATTATTATTTGGCGGGCAGGGCGAAAACGGCACCGGTCGATGTGTTAACACTACAGAAGAAGCTGGCTGCTTACGGCTATGATATCGCCCCAAGCGGCAACAATGATTCAGCGTCGCGCAACGCGATCGCCGCGTTTCAAATGCACTTCAGACCCGCAAACTATCAGGGCGAGCCGGATGCTGAAACCGAGGCGATGGTTGATGCGCTAATCGAAAAATACGGCAGCGTGGATCAATGA